The following is a genomic window from Canis lupus baileyi chromosome 18, mCanLup2.hap1, whole genome shotgun sequence.
TCTTTATATTTTAGCCCAAAAGCTGACTTCCTACATATAAGGTAGTTTCTACCACGAGCAGTATAAAGGTAAGTAAACAGTAATCAAATTGTAGTTATACTAATATTATTCAATCACAAAATACCTTCTAAGTATGTATCATGCTAGACACTGTTCTAGTAGATGGGAACTCAGTAGTGAATAAAACAGGAATATTTCCTGCCCTTCATGGAATTTTCACTTTATTTGTTTACCTActacacatataaataaatacatatataatttcagTTAGTGATAGGcactatgaagaaaaaataaggcaagaaagTGGATAGACAGTAATGGAAGAGGTATCTTTTGTGACGTACTCTGGGAAGAAGACGATATTTAAGCAGAACCTTGAAGGACACTGAGAAAACAGCCACTAAAGAGCCAGAAAAGTATTACTGGCAGAGGCAACAGCAAGGGCAAATTCAATAGGAAACAAAATGGGCACGTTTAAGAAATAGCAAACAGGTGAATGTAATTGAAATGGATACGCACGAGTGAGTGGTGGGTTGGCATCAGAGAAGCATAGAGAGACCAGAATGTAGAGCTTTTTGAGTCTTGATAGAGTCTGGACTTCAGCTTAACGTGTCAGAAATGGAGAGtttcaagcaaaggaaaaaatgatctaattttttttttttttttttgaatactagGGTAGTAAGAAAAAACTGAGAACTAGGATACCATACTACTTGGATACTGGGACTGGGATAAGGCACACAAAAGCATATATGGCAACACCTTTGCCAAATTGCCCGAGTGGGATGGGTGCTTGTTAGAGAAAgctaactttattttaaaactacttgggcttggggggtccctgggtggctcagggtgtgatcacgcctcccttcagcccagggtgtgatcctgggatggagtcccacgttgcgctccctgcatggagcctgcttctccctctgcctgtgtctctgcctctctatatttaatttataaataaaatctttttataaataaataaataataaataaatcaatcaatcaaactaCCTGGGCCCAAAACACTGCTGCACAAACAACTTCAGCCACCCTGTTTCAGACGATTCAGGTCATGAAATGACCtcttaatattttccaaaaaaaaaggcattttaccATCCACAGACTCTCCAAACTTCAAACCATCATCTTCAACCTTGACACACCTGAAACAGACCTGTAATAACACTTAACTTCAAAGTCCTCCTTGCTGACTTCGGCTAACTGAAATAaaggggcaggggggggggggggggggggaattccCAAAGTGTTCACGCTCAACTACAAGGGAATGTTTCCTAGTACATTTCGAAGTACTTGATTAGAAATAGGCAAGACTAACAGCTCCAAGCAAATGAGGCCAGAGGCCAAggcagaactttaaaaaaataataataatccaagggatccctgggtagctcggcggtttaacacctgcctttggcccagggcgcgatcctggagttccaggatcgagtcccccgtcgggctcccagtggaacctgcttcttcctctgcctgtgtctgcctctctagttctatcataaatataaataaataaataaataatcaatcaatcaatcaatccaggTTAGGGAAGCAATGCTAACCACACTATTTGTGGAGTCATCCTCGGATTTCCGATACGCAAGAGGCCTTGGTTTGGCTTATTTGGCATTTGTCTCAATTtagctatttatttgtttgtgtatttatataattaCGATTACTTATTCAAATGTATTTGAATGTATGTACttatcaaattcatttatttgatgtttgtatttattcaaataatcaCGATCGGCCAGTTCTACTGCGGGGGGCGTGTTAGGAGGTAGGACTATGAAGCTTTGCCGTCGGTCTAGAGAGACTGGTAACAtttaaggtaaaagaaaaaaaaaaatatatatatatatacatataagatgCGAGGTCGCGTGTCGCCGAGCTGAAGGAGCAGGCGGGGCGGCGACTTCACCCCTATAACCCGCGCCACCAGGAACTTacaacctgggggggggggggggtgccaagGGAATCGTCGCACGGGCGCCTGCGGAGGCTCACCTGAGGGCTTCACAGGGACCGCACGTCAAGGGTGCCCCTCAGCAAGGGTGGCCTTCCCCACGCAAACAACTcgttcctgatttaaaaaaaaaaaaaaaaaaaaaaaaagcagtcaccTCACGTCTTCTCAGCAGGACCCGGGGGCGGTCAGGTCAGGGTGGGTGTGGTGGAAACGGGGAGACGCCACGAAGCGCGCCCCACACGCGCTCCCGAACGACGGGGGCCGGTCCTCCCCGCTCCGGAGCCCCGACACAGCACATCGTCCCACAAACCACTTTTCCTACACTTTGCTTTTCCCTACAAATGCCTTTCACGCCTCCCAACCACGTCTAATCCAACGTGTTctctcacacacgcacacccccccccccccattgcttAAAAGGGGATCAACGAACACGTCACAGGGCACAGCGGGAGGATGGTGACGGGGGATTCCCCCGCCGCAAAACGCTGGAGGCCGCTCGTTTCACAGGGTCCGAGGCAGACGGCTGTGCTCGGGCGCTATCTTCCCGCGGTCGTGTCTTCATTTTAGTcgcagaaacaaaaaaaaaaaaagaactacttgtATGTCTTAAAACGTTAAgcgggtaaagaaaaaaaaaaatacttgctgtCAGGTCTTCGTCTCCTTTCTGAGAGAGCGTTTGGGACAAACACACTAAACCACTTCACCGGTAACACGTTGCGCCGCCGCGGGAGGACGCCCCGCACGCTCGCTCCGGCTCGTCGCCCGCACGGCGCGCCCGTCCCTCCCTCACCCAGGCGCGCGTCCCGGGGAGCCGTCGGCAGCGGGGATTGTGGGAAGTGTAGTCCGGAGGCCCCGCCCACTACGTCGGCAGCGGGGATTGTGGGAAGTGTAGTCCGGAGGCCCCGCCCTCTCCGCCATTCCTCTAATGGCCGCTTCCAGGAAGGTAAGGTGCCAACTCCTCCCCGGAGGGTATTTGGGGTCGCTTCGGTGTGTTTGTAAAGCGCGGGGGGGGGTCCGGTTTGCACCGCGCGGGGGCGAAGCAGGGATTGTTCTTAAGGTCTTAATGTGAAGGCCTGGCGGGAACTGGTCTCGGGGTTCGATTTATTTGGACGTTGATCCCCGTGCGGGCGGAGTGACCAACTTTAAGTCTAGTTCTGCTGCCTGAACGACGAGCTCGTCCCGCGGGTTAGTGACCCTCCCTCCGTCGTGCGTTCGCGCCCCTCCCTCGCTCTGCGCGGACCCTGGCCGCCTCCCGGATGAGGACGCTgatggtggggatggggagtAGATCCTAAATCCCCCCCTGTTGCGATCGCAGGCTCCGTCACGTGGCACCTCTTAGCCTCGGCGCCCCAACTCCGGGAAGGGGCAGTTTCCAATCGGATACGCTCCACACGCACATCCTTCCTTTGGTAAGTTTACACGAATTCCCCACGACCTCACGGACTTCTGCGTTGCATGACTTTTGCCAGACCGGTCTGCATCGCCTGGATGACAGAAATgctaagaaaatgtaaatttttatttatttatttatttatttatttatttatttttacttaactttTAGGATGTTTTAAGTTTCCGAGTGCCTGGTGTGTTTTCCCTTTGTTCTTCATTCCGTTCAGTTTGCTTAGCCGATTCACGACGTTGGCACGATAGCGTGTGGGAAAATTGCTGGAGTCGAGGGATGATCATGAAAAGGGGAGGTTAGCCCCAAAAGGCCATTCTTTAAATGCCTTTTGTCGacttcccctcttttttttttttttttttttttttcctaccataaAATGAGGAGAGGGGTCTGAAATTTACATTGAAAAGGTGTGTGGATTGCTACTGATGGATTTTTACTGTCCTCTGGAAAGGTGGGAATTTCTAacgatttcttttttgtttccttgtctgATTTCTAGAAACCTTCAGCCCTCAAGATCCGGAGATAACCTGGAAGATCCCAACATCATGACCTCAGTTTCAACACAGTTGTTCTTGGTCGTCATTTCACTGCTTTTGGTGCTGCCGGTGGTTGAAGCAGTAGAAGCTGGAGATGCAATCGCTCTCCTGTTAGGTGTGGCTCTCAGCATTACAGGCATTTGTGCCTGTTTGGGCGTCTATGCACGAAAGAGGAATGGACAAATGTGATTTTGATGGGCCTTCTGAATCAGACCTTGCCCGGAAAACCTTTGTGTTATTGAGGTTAAAAACTGAGCTTTAGTGTCTAGAAGATCCCACGAAATAGGGTATTTTCACATTCTTAATTATCTCCCTGTAAGTGGGAACAAATTGATACGTGttcagtggtggtggggggggggttcatCACAACAAATAATACACTGAAAAAAGTAGTCTATAATTCATATGTGCTAGTTAGAAAAAGGGTCAAAGAAGTCAGATGACtgaaattttcatattatttcatagTTTCAGAGTTTTCAAAGTGAAATAGGAAGAAGGAAACCCTTACCCAGAATCCTAGGAAATTGCCCGTGCCTCCTCCATCACTGAGGagtcttttctccacatttttattagtttttcgtTCTGTTATCTCCCAAATTAATGTTGTATTTAGATATTAAATACAGTCAGTCagagattaaaatttttatttcttgggggagaagtaagaaaaatgtattcaatGTATCTAatattgaaatgaagaaaatatttaatgtaaaaaagtTACTTTATATTGACATTGAAATGGAGACGagatttaatgtaaaaaaaaaagctttatactAACTGAGTTAACATTTCCATCATGAGaagtactatgttaaatataaACCCATTATGTTTTAAGTTAATGTGCGATGTTCATTCTGTTTATATCTTTGTATAGACTTTTATGTCAGCTAAGTGGTGGAGTGCCTTACCGTAAGTGATCACATTAGCTTATAAAAGCACTATCAGTGATAAATGAGAAATGGACAGGATCAAGGTAGGAGAAGCCCCTGGTAGAGAATCCACAGATACAGAAGGAAAAGTTAATGGCCTATACTGATTTTTAGACTAACCAGATGAGATGTACCCTCTCTGACCTTAATACTCAAAATGTCCTCAAACTAGCATTATCACCTGGCTTCTTGTTAGAATCTCAGACTTCATCCAAACCAATTGGATCAAACTACATGAGGGTCCTACTGGAAGCAAGTAATCAAGTTTTTTACTGAAACCATGCATTATCCAATCTAGCTCTCCACGTAACATTGAGAGTCTTAATTTTGATTAGAAAACAAGCAGCAGCAACCTGAAACCCTCTTTATAGTGGCATCCTGCAGGTTGAGCTCACTTGGCTTGCATGGGAAATTGGGTAGAGGGTAGGAGTAAGAGACAGCCATGCTATTCAGGCAGAAACTGCGTGGATCTGTTTTTGTCGtagctgatttattttttcaaaagagaatgCACTAACATTTTTGTTCAGATAAATTGGCAGTTACACATTGTGTAATTAATAGAACTTAattttacatgcttttttttttcgttttatttaaggattttatttattcatgagagacacagagagagaggcagagacaggcagagggagaagcagactccatgtagggatcccaatgcgggactcaatcccaggactccaggatcgctccctgggccgaaggcaggcgctaaaccgctgagccacccacagatccccaacatgttttttttttaaagatggaaataGGAATGCAGATTGTGGAATGGTTGGTCTTAGCTCATGAACCAGCCCATTGATTATGGTGTAGAGAGGCTGCTGCTACTTCCTTGTACATCTGAACTTTTTCACTGGCATTAGGAGAAGtcaaaaagtacattttaagtCACGGTGCATTGGTCATTTTGTCACCTtcagatactattttttaaatgatcaaaataaGACTACAAGCAAACATTCTTTAATGAACAATGTATTTCCAGAGGTATCTAGAAAGAAAACTGCTATTTTCTTGTTTTGCCCTTAAAAGTGGAAAATTATCATGAGGTAGCACTCAGAAATTTTGAGATAGGATGAGGAATGCCttctctatttttagcttcttttctACACAGGCTGGATTATGTGGTTTTAGCCTGAAAAGAACAGAAACTTACAGTGGCTCTTAACCTTTTAAGGTCTACTAGCTCCTTTGAGAGTCTGATGAAAACATGCTTGCATTTTTAGATTAATTTCAAGTAGTTCACGGAACTGAAGCCCGTCcagaaatccaaattaaaaatttctgtgcttttttggttttgggttttttgttttttttttaagattctttcagATTTCTGGATTTGCTCTGATGGATAACACCTGCTGTGAAGCAGGTAATAAGAAGAATGAGATGGACACATATCCCCCAAGGGCCAGCATACTTTATAGATGTCTACTAAATGCTCTCTGCATGCTAGCTCAGTTAAGTTTAGTTACAAAGGCAGAACACTACTAGTTAAAATCAACAAGAAGGTCTAGTAACCCACCAATTCCTCTGACATCCAAAATCAGTGTGTTTCCTGTATCACTTCtttctggctgctttcaagatttttttttctcttcttaattttcaaaaggtCGATATGATGTGTCTTGGCATGAATATGTTTGGGTCCTGTTTGGGGTTTGCTCATCTTTTTGAACCTATAGGGGTATGTCATTTCCCAAATTTAGGTaattttcaaccattattttttcaaatactctTTCAGCCCCCTCCACTTTATCCTTTCCTTCTGTGACTCCAGTGACCCAGTTAGATCTTTTGTTGCAGTCTTAACTTGTCCttaaggctttttttcttttcagtcttttttctctgttgttcATACTGGGTAATTTCTAGTTGTCCTATTCTCAGGTTCACTGATTATGCCCATGCATTGTTTAGTTCtaaatttttccatttgattttctttatagcttctttttctttggtgAGACTTGATATTTTTTCCCTTGTCTAGCGTGTTTATAATTGTTCATTGAACTTTTATGTTGGCTGCTTCAAAACCCTTGTCATAGTTCTAACATCTATGTCATTTCAGTATCAGCATCTGTTGATTATCTTGTCTCGTTCAAGTTGAGATCTTCCTTGGAATGATGAGTGATTTCCATTAATACCTGGACATTTTGAGTATTATATTAAAGACTGGGTCATCTTTAATGGTTGTATTTTAGCAGGCCTCTGACAATGCTGCCTCAGGGCAAGGGAGATTGTAGTCTCCTTACTACCAGATAGGGGTAGATGTCCAGGGACACATACTGCTCCCCACATGTCCTCCAATGACCCTAAAGTTAGGGTCCAAACTTTCTACATGGTCTCCACTGGCCCATGGCCACATCTGAGCCCACTGGCATTTCTGGGTTGCCACCTTCAGAGTACCTAGTACCTAGTCAGAGatttaggaggaaaaagaaaattcagagcaTTCACCACTATGTCTTCTGGACCTGAGGTTCCTAGCTGGTCGGCCTTCTTTCTATGTTTCAGAATCCAGTTTCtctctttatttgagagagcacatatgagcaagtgcagggaggggcaaagggggaaagaatctgaagcagactcgacactgagtgcagagcccaacactgggctcatttcacaaccctaagaccatgacctgagctgaaaccaagaatcagacacccaaccaactgaaccacccaggtgcccttcctttCAGTATCTCACATTTGTTTTATACATAATGTCCAGGGTTTTTAGCTGTATTTaggggaagaaataagaaaaaggatgTCTACTCCCATCTTCCTAGAATCAAACGTCTCCTCAGTGCATATTTAAAGAGTGAATtttctggagaaagaaaatgccaGGTAAACAATTGATTGAAGATATTTCATTTAACAGACCTTTATCATATGATGCACATCTGTGCTCCCATCTTCACCCAATCATTATATTTCTGTCTTTACTCAGTAAGCCCACTTAAGGAGTATGACTAACAAGAATGCAGGAGGGCAGATGAAGTTTGAAAAAAGTGAGCTATATTGATATTTTGTCTCAGCAACAAGACTAAGGGCAGCTTCCTGAAAGACTGATGGGATGCCAAAAGTACCTGCTGTAAAGGAACCAGCTAGGCCCAGAAAATCTCAAAAGCTAAACATCATATGCTCTTTTGCCCTCTTAGACTTTCTAAGCTCCGCAGAAGCTTGTCAAATGCCATTTCCAACTTTGAATATAGGAAAGATGATGAAGCTATACAGCCTGAAGCACATAATGAAGGGAGAATTCTCTGTACAAACCATCTCCCAGAGTTTCAAATACGTTCTTTGGTGGTACCCACAATAAGGGTGAAGAATCTAACCTCTGAAATCCAACCGACATACACAGCCAGTTTCCGCCACTTAAAATTTGATCTTGGGCGAGTcacttcttttaaatttctgtctcactatctgttaaatgggaataataacagtacctacttcatagaTAGATGAGGAACACATGAAATAAGTGTGAAAGGCTTGGCATGCTTAAGGTCATTACTGGTATTTGGAgctatttttctagatgtgtccaATTGATAAGTatcaattttgtatttatatattacataaatccCATATTAAACAGTCACTATATTTTAATTCTCACTTTTTTCCATGACTATTTTCGTTACCATAATTTTTCTTCTACCATTATAGGCTTACAAACTGATGAAACTCAAAGTCatcatgtttaaaagaaaatttggctTCCCTAGAGCTTCCCCAAATtttgaaggggaagaaagaaaaggattgaTTCTGTTTTAGTAATTCCTAATGTGTTGACCATGGGTCTTTACTAATTGACACAAAAGCTTAGCAGTAACTGCTTAGTCATTTAAGGAGATGCAAGGAATTTGGTTCTGTGTGTTCAGAAAAATAGTGGATTGGGTCTATATTCTACTAGGAAAAGTATCCTGACAAATCTCATCTCCTTAAAAGTCATGAAGATATAAGCAACATAAAATGTGTTCAGTGTTTCCTGTGGTAGGGAGTGGAGAGGGAGCCCTTATTTATACTTATTAATCCCAGACGGAATTTTTATTCTTAGGTGAAAACAGAgccaaatcaataaatatgtgtatagaatagcatatttaaattttttctaatctttaataactccatttttctaaataatttatgagATTAATTAATAGACATCTAACAACTAAATGCAAAAGGCAGAAGACCAGAAAAATATGGTTGCTGCAAAATACTAAAATGTGGTTTAATTTTCCATTGATTTGTAATATCAGAGCTATAATAACCCTCTCACATATTTCCACTGAATCCATTATATGTGGGTgattagaattttgaaaatattagttGGCACTTGATAATCtgaaatgaaattatgaaattttatatacaagagggttaattatttttaaagggctAATCATGTAGCACTTTGTTACACATAGGGATTATAAATACCATATTTCTCAATATTAATCAAGATAATTATGCTCTGGATAAATGTGCATAAATCACTtaacaaaagaatttaaaagcaggCATGATCACCAAGAACATAAACTATACCATATTCTATTTCAGATGATTTGTCAGAACAGCTCTTTCATCTTACCACAAAAATTACCAGACCACTGAGATAGCAACATGAAACAATCTTATGGGTCCTGTGATGACATACGCCCACTTTCTCTTGTTTaatcaacattttttaagataTCATCGCtgcaatttagaaagaaaaaaaaataactaccaGGCAATTGTCCTTGAGTCAATAAGTTAACCTACAcaatttattcatctgtaaaattatttGTTAGTAATCTCTAAAAGGTTTCCTAGTGATAGAATTTTTTGGTTCCACAAAAGGAGCTTTACTAATTTCAAAACTAATAAAGTCTAATGtgttaaaaatattgtaattacCCATTTTCATTCGGCAGCCTGAGGAGCTGATTTCCTCTTCGAACTCCTCACAGAAAACCGTAGTCTAGTCATTTGGTACATTTTTGGATTTCAATTGAGCGAAGCGGGGGCAGCTCATTTTCTGTACTGAACGAGTATGATTAGGGATtgtctcaaaaaggaagaataaaaacaaaccgTAGCCCTGCCACTCCCACTCACAGCAAATAGCCCACATGCTAATTGATGTTGGCCTGGCAGTATCCAGAAACGAGCAACCTTGCAGTTTCGTGTGCTCAGTCTTTTCTGGCACTACCGATGGGACTGAGCTAACAGACACCATCTTCCCAGTGGCCAAGACAGACAGTTGAGAGCATGCAtagccccttcctctccctcataATCCGCCTCCAGGCCACATCTAGGTCTTACGGAATCCACCTTCAAGTTGTGCCTAGGATTCACCCACTTCCCTCCATTCTCACGGCTCCTACCCCAAGTTCAGACCACCATCATGTGGATGAGATCCACAGCAGCACCTAGTCTTCTGACCTCCCATTTTTAAccctctgtgatctctcctcAACACAACCAGGACCTCTTTCTCCAGTGTCTTCTATGTCTCTGACCCTCAACCTACCTTACACTCTAGCTTTCAGCCATATTGTTTTTTCACTTCCTAGAAAACACTGTGTATGTTTCCTCGGTCTCTGTCATTTTCCCTACTTCCCCTGCTTTCTAGATCtatatgttccttcctctgcctatagtCTTCTCAAGTTCACCTTCTGAGGCTTGAACAACACTTCTGTAGAATGTCTTCCCTGATCCTTCCTGTCTGAAATACATATTCTACTGTGTGCTCGCCCAGCAGTCTTTACATCTCCTATCAGGCACATATCACTTTGGATTTGAATCTCTGCTTATTTTTGTCTCAACCAAACTCAGCCTCTTCTCAGGCTTCTAAGCTCTGTGAGGACAGGGACTGAATTACTAATTCACTATTGTATTCCTGGCttctagcacaatgcctggcgtATAGAAATTACTGCTCAGTCAATCTTTTATAGAATGAATATGTGATACAAAGTCAATATAGCAAAGGGACGCCCCAGCCCAGTATACACAGTGGCTCCTAGCATCCTCTCACTGAGCCTGTATGTGCCCGTACTGTCCTCAGTACAGCTCTACCACCAACCTTTCAGGTTTTACACAGGTAGGGCTGAGATTCAATGCAAGATTTTACCGTTTTCTTGGACATCTAAATAATTATAGAACACAATTTTAATAAGTATTAACATGTAATCTCATTAGCTGGTTTATTACATACACTATTTATAAAAATCTTGAgtcatatatgcatatttaatgtTTTGTTTAGAAATTATCCGCCATTTTGAAACACAGGATGATCTTCTCCTGatctccttctcattctcttattCAACACCAGACTCAACTGAATTACCAAAATCAAATGCCTTGCCATACTTCCATGCTCATCTTTCATTTGCTTTATAAATGTGGCCTCCTCCAAGGAGCCTTTCCTAAAAGAAGTTAGGATCCATCCCCCAGGATCCACAGTACATTGTTTATACCTATAATAATGTATTTCATGAATCCTTGTTTTGTGGTTATTTAGATACTTATTATCCCTTTtacaccaccaccccccactaCCCCTTCTCTTCCATCCACCTCTAACCCATCACCTGTATCTTAGTCTTAAAATCAAGAttgtggtttatttttgtgttgaaTTCAGTTCCTAAATACTAAATGACAGATGATGTCAAAGTCTACATTTCATTCAAAGTGAGAAAgctttatcagaaaaaaatttaggagaagagaaatgataCCTGGAGCCATGTGTCCTTCTACATTTCCAAAG
Proteins encoded in this region:
- the SMIM30 gene encoding small integral membrane protein 30 translates to MTSVSTQLFLVVISLLLVLPVVEAVEAGDAIALLLGVALSITGICACLGVYARKRNGQM